In Coregonus clupeaformis isolate EN_2021a chromosome 15, ASM2061545v1, whole genome shotgun sequence, one genomic interval encodes:
- the snrpa1 gene encoding U2 small nuclear ribonucleoprotein A', which yields MVKLSAELIEQAAQYTNPVRDRELDLRGYKIPVLENLGATLDQFDTIDFSDNEIRKLDGFPLLKRLKTLLMNNNRICRVGENLEQALPSMRELILTSNNIQELGDLDPLASVKTLTLLSLLRNPVTNKKHYRLYVINKIPQIHVLDFQKVKLKERQEAEKMFKGKRGAQLAKDIAKRTKTFTPGAAVQQPEKKKMGPSPADVEAIKNAIANASSLAEVERLKGMLQAGQIPGRDVRQVPPEMVEEEEEEEENGVVQMEPEIQMEEGNGVEEMEKEAVEEVQGKVEEVQGKVEEVQGKVEEVQDVKEVEEEAEEEEEQESEEEESEDMDEDSPVNGS from the exons ATGGTAAAATTATCGGCAGAGCTAATTGAGCAGGCTGCTCAGTACACAAACCCCGTGCGCGACAGGGAGCTGGATCTGCGAG GTTACAAAATTCCTGTACTTGAAAACCTCGGGGCTACACTTGACCAGTTTGATACCATCGATTTCTCTGACAATGAAATCAGAAAATTGGACGGCTTCCCTTTGCTCAAGAGGCTCAAAACGTTGCTCATGAACAACAACAGAATATG TCGTGTTGGTGAAAACCTTGAACAGGCACTGCCGAGTATGAGGGAGCTGATCCTCACAAGCAACAACATCCAGGAATTG GGTGATTTGGATCCGCTAGCCTCAGTGAAGACATTGACCCTTCTCAG CCTCCTAAGGAATCCAGTGACCAACAAGAAGCACTACAGGCTCTATGTCATCAACAAAATCCCCCAGATTCACGTGCTTGACTTCCAGAAGGTCAAGTTAAAG GAGCGTCAGGAGGCGGAGAAAATGTTCAAGGGCAAACGAGGTGCTCAGCTTGCAAAGGATATTGCCAAGCGGACCAAAAC GTTCACCCCCGGAGCTGCCGTGCAGCAGCCTGAGAAGAAGAAGATGGGACCGTCTCCCGCTGACGTGGAAGCGATTAAG AATGCTATAGCTAACGCCTCGTCTCTGGCCGAGGTGGAGAGGTTGAAGGGGATGCTCCAGGCTGGTCAGATCCCTGGGCGGGACGTCAGACAAG TCCCCCCGGaaatggtggaggaggaggaggaagaggaggagaacggGGTTGTGCAAATGGAACCAGAGATACAGATGGAGGAAGGAAATGGAGTGGAGGAGATGGAAAAGGAAGCAGTAGAGGAGGTACAAGGAAAGGTGGAGGAGGTACAAGGAAAGGTGGAGGAAGTACAAGGAAAGGTGGAGGAAGTACAAGATGTcaaggaggtggaggaagaagcagaggaagaagaagaacaagagtCTGAGGAAGAAGAGTCTGAGGATATGGATGAAGACTCACCGGTTAACGGATCATGA